The Leptospiraceae bacterium DNA segment GGATTGAAGGATTAACTTTAATGACGAAGATTATCTTAATTACTACATCCTATAATCTTAAAATCCTAGAAATCCTAATTCTGACAGTTGGAAGTAAAAGGTACTCTTAATGATAAAAAATACTTCAAGAACAAAATCCTGCCAATCCTTAAATCCTGAAAATCAAGGTACTGACAATGGAAGATAAAATAATTTTATACCAAAACACAGAAGGGAATGTTTCTATAAATGTTACCTATAACAATGAAAGTTTCTGGCTTACACAAAAGGCTATGGCAGAGTTGTTCGGAGTAGAAGTACCTGCGATATCAAAGCATTTGGGTAATATTTATGAAAGTGGAGAATTATCCGAGGAAGCAACTATTTCCATTTTGGAAACAGTTCAAAAAGAAGGCAACAGAGACGTAAGTCGGAAAAAGGAATTTTATAATCTCGATGCAATCATTGCTGTAGGGTATCGAGTAAATTCAAAACAGGCTACACAATTTCGAATCTGGGCAACGAAGACATTAAGAGAATTTATAATTAAAGGTTTTGTTCTTAACGATGAAATGTTAAAGAACGGTAAACCTTTTGGGCAAGACTATTTTGATGAATTACTTGAACGCATTAGGGAGATTCGCGCTAGTGAAAGAAGAGCCTATCAAAAACTGGCTGATATTTTCGAGCAATGTAGCTTTGATTATTCTCCCAAAGCAGAGGAAACAAAATTATTTTTCGCCATGGTGCAAAACAAACTTCATTTCGCAATCACCGGAAAAACTGCCGCTGAAATTATTAGTTCTAGAGCAGATAAAACAAAAGAACATATGGGTTTAACATCTTGGAAAAATTCACCTGCTGGGAAAATTCAAAAAAGCGATATTAAGATTGCAAAAAATTATTTAACGGAAACAGAAATTGGAGATTTGAATTTATTGGTTAGTGCCTATCTTGACTTGGCAGAATTTCAAGCTAGAAGAAAAACACTTATGTCAATGAAAGACTGGATAGAGCGCACCAATAAATTTTTAGAATCGAATAGTCTATCAGTGCTTGAAAATGCAGGTAGTATATCTCACGAGCAAGCTATAGAAAAAGCGGAAAAAGAATTTGAAACATTTAGAATAGAACAAGACAAAAATTATATTTCTGAATTTGATAAAGTAGTGGAATCCACAAAAAAGAAGAAAAAAAATGAGTAACAACACCTCCTCCATAGTCTCAAAAGTCTGGTCGTTTTGTAATCCACTACGTGACGTAGGTGTGGGTTACGGCGATTATCCGGAACAACTAACGTATTTGCTATTCTTAAAGATGGCGGATGAATACAGTATAAGGCACCCATCTTATGCAATTAAAATAATCCTTAAATCATGGAAATTAAGGTTAAGACAGAAAAAAGAAACCAAGTGGTGACAAATTGTCACCGACTGAAATTAGAGGTTCAAGATGCCAAAAAAGAAAAAAGAAATCATCCCCAATAACAGCTTTACCGAGTTTCTGCTTTACACAACGCCAAATGGTAAAGTAAAACTAGAAATATTTTTGCGGGATGAAAATATCTGGCTGACTCAGGAAAAAATTGCCCTTCTGTTTGGGGTAAAGCGTCCGGCTATTACCAAGCACTTGAAGAATATTTTTGAAAGCGGTGAGCTAAGTGAAAATTCAGTTAGTTCCATTTTGGAACATACTGCCGATGACGGGAAGACTTATAAGACGAAGTTTTATAACCTCGATGCAATCATCTCCGTTGGATACCGCGTAAATTCTGCTCAAGCTACCCATTTTAGAATCTGGGCAACCGAACGCTTGAAAGAGTATATCATCAAGGGTTTCACTATGGATGATGAAAGGCTCAAGAATCCTAATAACATTTTTGGGAAAGATTATTTTGAAGAACAACTAGCTCGAATTAAGGACATTCGTTCTAGTGAAAGACGATTTTATCAGAAGATTACAGACATCTATTCACAATGCAGTGCTGATTATACAAAGGACAGTGAGATTACAAAACAATTTTTTGCAACGATTCAGAATAAACTTCATTGGGCAATCACACATCAGACCGCCGCAGAAATTATTCATTCCCGTGCAGATAGCCAGAAGGATAATATGGGTTTGACCACATGGCAAAATTCTCCCTCAGGACAAATCAGAAAAACAGATGTAAGTGTTGCCAAGAATTATCTAAACGAAGAAGAATTAAAAGGACTCAATCAAATTGTTTCCATGTATCTGGATTATGCAGAATTGCAGGCTAATAACCGTAAGCTTATGTATATGAAAGATTGGATAGAAAAACTAGATGCATTTTTACAATTCAATGAAAAAGATATTTTAATGAATACTGGAAAAGTAAGTGCTGAAATAGCTAGAACATTTGCCGAAAACGAATTCGAAAAATTCCGAGTGATACAAGATAGAATGCTCGAGAGCGATTTCGATAAAGAAATAAAG contains these protein-coding regions:
- a CDS encoding virulence RhuM family protein, translating into MEDKIILYQNTEGNVSINVTYNNESFWLTQKAMAELFGVEVPAISKHLGNIYESGELSEEATISILETVQKEGNRDVSRKKEFYNLDAIIAVGYRVNSKQATQFRIWATKTLREFIIKGFVLNDEMLKNGKPFGQDYFDELLERIREIRASERRAYQKLADIFEQCSFDYSPKAEETKLFFAMVQNKLHFAITGKTAAEIISSRADKTKEHMGLTSWKNSPAGKIQKSDIKIAKNYLTETEIGDLNLLVSAYLDLAEFQARRKTLMSMKDWIERTNKFLESNSLSVLENAGSISHEQAIEKAEKEFETFRIEQDKNYISEFDKVVESTKKKKKNE
- a CDS encoding virulence RhuM family protein; the encoded protein is MPKKKKEIIPNNSFTEFLLYTTPNGKVKLEIFLRDENIWLTQEKIALLFGVKRPAITKHLKNIFESGELSENSVSSILEHTADDGKTYKTKFYNLDAIISVGYRVNSAQATHFRIWATERLKEYIIKGFTMDDERLKNPNNIFGKDYFEEQLARIKDIRSSERRFYQKITDIYSQCSADYTKDSEITKQFFATIQNKLHWAITHQTAAEIIHSRADSQKDNMGLTTWQNSPSGQIRKTDVSVAKNYLNEEELKGLNQIVSMYLDYAELQANNRKLMYMKDWIEKLDAFLQFNEKDILMNTGKVSAEIARTFAENEFEKFRVIQDRMLESDFDKEIKKNQDLQD